In Triticum urartu cultivar G1812 chromosome 6, Tu2.1, whole genome shotgun sequence, the following proteins share a genomic window:
- the LOC125513612 gene encoding UDP-rhamnose/UDP-galactose transporter 6-like: MGVAPGSKAERKAALDAGAWMFNVVTSVGIIMANKALMATHGFSFATTLTGLHFLTTTLMTSVMKWLGYIQPSYLPLPELVKFVFFANLSIVGMNVSLMWNSVGFYQIAKLCIIPVLCFLEILFDKVRYSRDTKLSIMLVLVGVAVCTVTDVSVNSQGLIAAIIAVWSTALQQHYVHHLQRKYSLGSFNLLGHTAPAQAASLLIFGPFVDLWLTDKRVDTFDYTMVVTFFIVLSCIIAVGTNLSQFICIGRFTAVSFQVLGHMKTILVLTLGFFFFGKEGLNFHVALGMTIAVIGMIWYGYASSKPGGKERQVYIPISEKTQKHGILSSQSELDLKV, translated from the exons ATGGGTGTGGCACCAGGAAGCAAGGCAGAGAGAAAAGCTGCATTAGATGCTGGAGCATGGATGTTCAATGTTGTGACATCTGTTGGTATAATCATGGCCAACAAGGCCTTAATGGCTACACATGGTTTTAGTTTTG CTACAACGTTAACTGGGCTGCATTTCCTAACCACGACCTTGATGACATCAGTAATGAAATGGTTGGGATATATTCAGCCATCCTACTTACCATTGCCAGAACTAGTAAAATTTGTCTTCTTTGCAAACTTATCAATTGTTGGGATGAATGTTAGCTTGATGTGGAACTCTGTTGGATTCTATCAG ATTGCCAAGTTGTGTATCATTCCAGTTTTGTGTTTTCTAGAAATCCTCTTTGACAAAGTTCGTTACTCAAGAGATACAAAGCTCAGTATAATGCTTGTCCTAGTTGGCGTTGCTGTGTGTACTGTAACTGATGTTAGTGTGAACTCTCAAGGGTTGATAGCTGCAATAATAGCAGTCTGGAGCACTGCACTACAACAGCAT TATGTTCATCATCTTCAACGGAAGTACTCGCTTGGCTCATTCAACCTCTTGGGTCATACTGCTCCTGCTCAGGCAGCGTCGTTGTTAATATTTGGTCCTTTTGTGGATTTATGGTTGACTGACAAAAGAGTTGATACTTTTGATTATACCATGGTAGTTACG TTCTTCATTGTATTGTCGTGCATAATTGCTGTTGGTACCAATCTAAGCCAGTTCATATGCATCGGACGATTCACAGCTGTCTCGTTTCAAGTTCTAGGCCACATGAAGACTATTCTTGTGCTGACCCTGGGTTTTTTCTTCTTCGGGAAAGAGGGCCTTAATTTCCATGTCGCACTCGGCATGACCATAGCTGTTATTGGCATGATTTGGTACGGGTATGCGTCGTCCAAACCAGGAGGCAAAGAGCGGCAGGTTTACATACCAATCAGCGAGAAAACACAGAAGCACGGCATACTGTCATCGCAGTCTGAGCTTGATCTGAAAGTCTGA
- the LOC125513613 gene encoding protein TIC 20-I, chloroplastic-like, whose product MLPCQGIATATANSQLFGFPAASRYGYPARSSVSSKQAFLKLRAPALRCDKKIPPLRACFDFSARAVSSSLAKCDSVTGNNPFKPLPSIRSSHPRSQVSCQASLASFSYPELSSKPKWWWRTLACVPYLLPLHNMWSHADAVYQLHPYLQQFGLFYAFIDTMALVPGWLFLMIFMTVYFFVVRRKWSPHFLRYHIILAILLDTGSQALATMCNWNPSIVFQGKPMAYFWMTLAFIQIFTVVECMRCALSGMYPNVPFISHTAFIHSDLNLFR is encoded by the exons ATGCTGCCTTGTCAAGGAATAGCTACTGCAACCGCAAATTCTCAGCTATTTGGATTCCCTGCCGCAAGCCGCTATGGATATCCTGCAAGATCATCGGTTTCTTCTAAACAAGCGTTTCTTAAACTGCGGGCACCGGCACTTCGTTGTGACAAGAAAATCCCCCCTTTGAGAG CTTGTTTTGATTTTTCCGCTCGTGCCGTATCGTCATCCCTTGCAAAGTGTGATTCTGTAACGGGCAACAACCCCTTCAAGCCATTGCCATCAATCCGCAGCTCGCACCCAAGATCTCAAGTTAGTTGTCAGGCATCTTTAGCGTCTTTCAGCTACCCTGAGCTATCTTCTAAACCCAAATGGTGGTGGAGGACCCTGGCATGTGTACCTTATCTTCTGCCGCTGCACAACATGTGGTCGCATGCAGATGCTGTGTACCAGCTCCATCCATACTTGCAACAGTTTGGGCTGTTTTATGCCTTCATTGATACAATGGCACTAGTCCCTGGATGGCTATTCCTGATGATCTTCATGACTGTCTACTTCTTTGTGGTGAGACGGAAGTGGTCGCCGCACTTTTTGCGCTATCACATCATATTGGCCATTCTTCTTGACACGGGCTCCCAGGCTCTGGCGACCATGTGCAACTGGAATCCAAGCATCGTCTTTCAGGGTAAACCAATGGCGTATTTCTGGATGACACTGGCCTTCATTCAGATCTTCACAGTTGTCGAGTGTATGAGGTGTGCCCTTTCAGGAATGTATCCTAACGTTCCATTCATATCCCACACAGCGTTCATCCATTCTGATTTGAACCTGTTCAGGTAA